ACGACTCGGAGAAGGAGACTGAGAAGACCGACGGCTCTGACAATGACGATGAATGCAAGAGGAAGACCGATGCGGACGGGGATGGCGTCCCCGCGACGGACGACGCTGACGATGACTGCGCAAAAGTGAGCTAAGCGGTTCGTTCACTTTTCGCCCACCACTCTCCATTCCGAGGCTCCAGTCGGCGTATGCCGATTCGACCGGTCAGTCGCTCTCGATGTCCATCTATCGCCGTCGTAGGTGTCCGTAGACCTGATCGGTGATCGGTCGTCTGAATCGACGAATGGCGTACTGCGGTTACGAGGTCAACGCAGACTGCACCGCGGTCGCCGGATTACATCCGGCGGGCAGCAAAGTCGCGTAGCGACTCTGCGATGGCGAAGAACATCGGGCTACGCTCGGAAGCGGCACCACAGACTCCGTTCCTCGCCCACGTCGGGGGGCGGAGACGTCTTGGAAAGCGAAGCGTTCCAATGGTCAGAAAATCGAAGATCTCCTTCGACACCAGTAGACGTGCGTGTGAATGGTGGGACGTTCACGAGAGCAGAGCTCTCGTGAGCCAACCAGAACGCTCCGCGTTCTGGTGACGTTGAACGGCAAGAGCCACCGGCCTATTGCTGATAACTGATCACCCGGGCGTCCACATCAAAGCCCGACCCTCAAGGACCGAGGCGCGTATGCACCGAGGGAGTAGGGTCGGGTAGTTTACACCAGAGGAACCCACAGGTGGCACCGAGAAGCAGCCCGAATATCATGTGTGCGACGCCGATTGAGATGATAACGAGTACGCCACCGATAACCCCTGGAATGGGGAGCAGTGATTCCGGGAAGGTTTGAACTCTGAGCAGTTGCATCGCGACCGGTATCACGATCCCGGTCATGACGAGACCGACGGCCGCTGCATAGACGAGCCCGGCTGCCGTATACTCAGAAACGGAGGTGAGCTGTTCCCGCACGAGTGGACGCGAAACTATCAGAGCGAAGATGACCCCGATTACGATGCTGTTGGCTAGATGGGCGGCCCACCCGCCGATCACTGTTGGCCAACCGTACAGGGCACCAATGAGCGGCATCATGTTCGCTCCTGTATGAAGGATCACGCCCATCCCGAGACCACCGACGAATCCTCCCGCAATGCCCGCTCGCACTGCGTTTACTACCGATTCCCCTCTCTCAACGGTGACTGTATCCGTGCTCACACCCATAGTGTGTTATTAGCTAACAAGAACCATTAACTGATCGACGACTCGTGAGGGCGACTGCAAACGGTACGAGGTATCATCGTTGGGTGACGGCGAGTCTGTAACTCGAACGGTCACTGTTTTACGGAAGTGCAAGGAGAAAGCCTCGCCCTGAAGGGCGGAGAGGACGTCAACGTGGACGTAGAGTCGAGCGCTGATTAGCCGTCGTGTGACCAGTGGATGTCGCCGGCAGGCTGCACTGACTGTCTCGCGGAAGTACTGCTGTTCCACTCTCGACGAGCGTCGAGTTTTCACCGTCCACGTGTCATGAACGTGTACACGTCCGTTCGACGGTCCAGATGTGCTTTCTCGACTAATCCCTCGTTGACGAGCGTATCGAGGTTTGCGTACAGCCGTCCGTGATGAATTTCCGTAGTACCCCTCGAGGCAGTTATCCATCCTTTTACGCATGACCTCGTATGCTCATTTGACCCGCGAGCCAGTCGCGACGGAATAGAATGGTGGTTCGGAGAGGGGGATTCACAGAGATCACCGACGAGGAACTCAACACGCCGTTCTGCGAACAAGCACATATGACTTCATTCTCGAGCCGATTCTTCTCGTAGCGTTACGTTATCGTGTGAATCGATCGATGACTGTGAAGCTTCTTCACGAAGGTTGGGAGATAGTACACAAGGTCACCCGCAGTGAGTACCCCAACAACGGAGCCGTCCCCATCCATCACAGGTAACTTTTTGATGGAGTGTTCCCGCATTCGCTCGGCAGCGGTTTGAATCGTCTCGGTGGTAGTCACTACGATGAGCGGTGTGCTCATCATCTCTTCTACCGTACTCTCGGTCGGCGTTTTGCCTTCGGCGACCATCATGTTGATGTTGGATTTCGTGATGATCCCCACTGGCGTCTTCTCGTCATCTGCAACGACGATAAGCGATCCGACGTCGTGATTGTAGAGTTCCTGTGCGGCTTCGAACACCATCCGATCGGATCGAATCGTTCGAACAGGCTGGTAGCGTATCGAGCCAACGGAAAGTTCGATCATGATCTCGTACCTGAGTTTCTC
Above is a genomic segment from Halalkalicoccus sp. NIPERK01 containing:
- a CDS encoding CBS domain-containing protein — encoded protein: MIELSVGSIRYQPVRTIRSDRMVFEAAQELYNHDVGSLIVVADDEKTPVGIITKSNINMMVAEGKTPTESTVEEMMSTPLIVVTTTETIQTAAERMREHSIKKLPVMDGDGSVVGVLTAGDLVYYLPTFVKKLHSHRSIHTIT